The Flammeovirga yaeyamensis genome segment CTGTTGCTATTCCTGCAAACGTGGCAAGTGTTATTTATGTTCAGATTAGAATGATTGCGGCAATCGCACATATGGGAGGTTTTGATTTAAAAGACGATAAAGTTAAAACATTAGTTTATCTATGCATGGCAGGAAATGGTGCAAAAGATATTCTCAAAGATATTGGTATAGTGATTGGCAAAAAAGTAACTACCAATATGATTAATAGTATATCAGAAAAAACTATTGTGGCCATTAATCAAAAAGTAGGTTTTAAGTTAGTAACTAAGTTTGGTGAAAAAGGAGCAATAAATTTGGGTAAAGCTATTCCTTTGGTAGGAGGAATTATTGGAGGAACTTTCGATAGTGTTTCTACAAATGCAATTGGCAATGTAGCAAGGAAAACGTTTATTGAATCGGGAGAGGAGTAGAATAGAACTAACAACATGCAAACTAACTATCTTAAAGTCTCATCAATCCATACTTTATATTACGAAGATCTTGGTAACAGAAATGCTACCCCAATTATCTATCTTCATGGAGGGCCAGGTGCAGGTTTTACCGAAATGGATAAACGATTCTTCGATTTCGATCAGCATAGAGTCATATTTTATGATCAGAGAGGAAGTGCAAGAAGTCAACCCTTCGGTTGTATTG includes the following:
- a CDS encoding EcsC family protein gives rise to the protein MTEKKKVSPGMIMKVMDYGYEKAVNGFSGFDSAEEMARDYMDNGKDLVTNANSLIRWQISKAGTSGFLTSLGGLITLPVAIPANVASVIYVQIRMIAAIAHMGGFDLKDDKVKTLVYLCMAGNGAKDILKDIGIVIGKKVTTNMINSISEKTIVAINQKVGFKLVTKFGEKGAINLGKAIPLVGGIIGGTFDSVSTNAIGNVARKTFIESGEE